One part of the Clostridium thermosuccinogenes genome encodes these proteins:
- a CDS encoding glycoside hydrolase family 66 protein, translated as MKKGAAELDNVASKQLFTPEPAHTVKKPEDIENQGRYIKDIYTDKGSYKPSRKVVITLVLHNPDTNPLEGSINLKIKRLDETVYETNKDFSLEVDRNSEMDFTWKAPEDDFTGYAVEVCLYSGENLLDYEMTAVDVSSDWNVFPRFAYLTDMGRRSYEESERIIRNLSKFHINGLFYYDVMDRHDKPLAGTAENPEPKWNTIANALVDANTLKDMIDIGHNYNMKSFFYNLIFGGYSTYEEIGVKKEWGLFKDKNHSVQDCHPLPESWESSIYLFNPANKGWQDHFLKAHKEFLSVYDFDGLQVDSLGNRGQLYDYDGNPIKLDDTYASLLKRIPKELNTRVIFNAVDQYGQYQVASEVDYDILYAEIWPHKARTYNALKGIVDSMHRMSEGKRGIVIAAYMNYQKAKSGGKFNTPGVNFTNATLLAAGGSHLEIGDLGMLSSEYYPARHLEMDYDLQKSIRNYYSFMTAYENVLRGSGFEEISTATYVDGELTSYDGRAGKIWSFTKVKKPENFEIIHFINLKSASHSEWVDDYGTQTKPVALKNIKVRQYTAANVNKVFIASPDYCEGFLRQVEFKKGSDDKGEYIEFSLPYLEYWTMAILK; from the coding sequence ATGAAGAAAGGTGCTGCCGAGCTTGACAATGTGGCATCAAAGCAGCTCTTTACCCCTGAGCCTGCACATACAGTAAAAAAACCGGAAGACATTGAGAACCAGGGACGATATATAAAGGACATTTATACCGATAAGGGCTCTTACAAGCCTTCGAGGAAGGTCGTAATCACTTTGGTATTGCATAATCCCGATACAAATCCTCTAGAGGGAAGTATAAATCTAAAGATAAAAAGGTTGGATGAAACAGTTTATGAAACAAATAAAGATTTTTCCCTTGAGGTTGACCGGAATTCCGAGATGGATTTTACATGGAAGGCTCCTGAAGACGATTTTACCGGCTATGCTGTAGAGGTCTGTTTATATTCCGGCGAAAATCTCTTGGATTATGAGATGACGGCTGTAGATGTTTCTTCGGATTGGAATGTGTTTCCCCGCTTTGCTTACCTTACCGACATGGGCAGGCGGTCTTATGAAGAAAGCGAAAGAATCATCCGGAATTTATCAAAATTCCATATTAACGGCCTGTTTTATTACGATGTGATGGATAGGCACGACAAACCTTTGGCCGGTACCGCTGAAAATCCGGAGCCAAAATGGAATACGATAGCAAATGCATTGGTTGATGCCAATACCTTGAAGGACATGATAGACATAGGTCATAACTACAATATGAAATCCTTTTTCTACAACCTTATATTTGGGGGTTACTCCACCTATGAAGAGATAGGAGTAAAAAAAGAATGGGGCTTGTTTAAAGATAAAAATCACAGTGTTCAAGACTGCCATCCGCTGCCTGAATCATGGGAAAGCAGTATTTATTTGTTCAACCCGGCCAATAAAGGCTGGCAGGATCATTTTCTCAAAGCCCATAAAGAATTTCTTTCTGTATATGACTTTGATGGCCTTCAGGTGGATTCCCTCGGTAACAGGGGCCAGCTATACGACTATGACGGAAACCCCATTAAACTGGATGATACTTATGCTTCACTTTTAAAAAGGATACCGAAGGAGTTAAACACCCGCGTCATTTTCAACGCTGTTGACCAGTACGGACAGTACCAGGTGGCCTCCGAAGTGGATTACGACATACTTTATGCCGAAATATGGCCGCATAAGGCCAGGACGTACAATGCCCTTAAAGGAATTGTGGACAGCATGCATAGAATGTCCGAAGGCAAGCGGGGCATAGTTATTGCCGCTTACATGAACTATCAGAAGGCTAAGTCCGGCGGCAAGTTTAACACTCCGGGCGTGAATTTCACTAACGCCACATTATTGGCAGCCGGGGGAAGCCATCTGGAGATAGGCGATCTGGGTATGCTTTCCAGTGAGTATTATCCTGCACGGCATCTGGAGATGGACTATGATTTGCAAAAAAGCATCAGGAACTATTATTCCTTCATGACAGCCTATGAAAATGTCTTAAGAGGCAGCGGATTTGAGGAGATAAGCACGGCTACATATGTGGATGGGGAACTTACTTCTTATGACGGAAGGGCTGGGAAAATATGGTCCTTCACAAAGGTTAAAAAGCCTGAAAATTTTGAGATCATACACTTTATAAATCTTAAAAGTGCATCTCACTCGGAATGGGTTGACGATTACGGAACTCAAACAAAGCCGGTTGCTTTAAAAAATATAAAGGTCAGACAGTATACCGCTGCCAACGTAAACAAGGTGTTTATCGCTTCTCCGGACTACTGCGAGGGTTTTCTCAGGCAGGTGGAATTTAAGAAAGGCAGCGATGATAAAGGGGAATACATTGAGTTCAGTCTGCCCTACTTGGAATACTGGACGATGGCGATACTTAAATAA
- a CDS encoding ABC transporter substrate-binding protein, whose product MRKKFLLFFLAIVMILSIMTGCGGSNDVVPEDSSGQSESTTKDSGDTKVSEDDNKEDKNDARYEISGTVKLAIEDGKFPIIEPVVEKFKELYKNINVEVDRYTVGTAEYLTANASTGTMPDVVLDDAGQLTYYASQGWLYPLDEFIAGDPDIQYVPENILKNYTFGGKLYALPYRANFETIFLNLDLLDQLNLDHPELDWTPEDYAELLKAATTNEYSGTEILWGMDESFAGSMSKNYGKYAYDFDTQTYMLTDTWVKGVNLMREMREYPGLEAWTLRNSGVNGDTNDYIKKFGEGNTDDLHMAFKMGKILSDPRGTWDVAWLRDLKFEWELWPFPQGEQGHLPMHIDHNFMISSCKDPQAAFEFIRFFSYSPEGNIARLDQYEDENRDDEITKDLFYIPVTNHPDVSEKFKALPNVTEGIAYMYDNIKNSFRSDLSKIIPNYDQVNNEYLSPRGNEVRDGIADAASVAAELQDVASKAQQAYWKEFEDILKKVQEEFDSKHK is encoded by the coding sequence ATGAGGAAAAAGTTTTTATTGTTTTTTCTGGCAATTGTTATGATTTTGTCAATCATGACAGGCTGCGGAGGAAGCAATGATGTTGTTCCTGAAGACAGCTCCGGACAGTCGGAAAGCACGACTAAAGACTCAGGAGACACAAAGGTTTCGGAAGATGACAATAAAGAGGATAAAAATGATGCCCGCTATGAAATAAGTGGTACTGTAAAGCTCGCCATAGAAGATGGTAAGTTCCCGATAATTGAACCGGTTGTTGAGAAGTTTAAAGAGCTTTATAAGAATATCAATGTTGAAGTTGATCGTTACACGGTAGGCACGGCAGAATATCTCACGGCAAATGCTTCTACCGGCACCATGCCGGATGTTGTGCTTGATGACGCAGGGCAATTGACCTATTATGCTTCCCAGGGCTGGCTATATCCCCTTGATGAGTTTATTGCAGGGGATCCAGATATTCAATATGTTCCGGAGAACATTCTGAAAAACTATACTTTTGGCGGCAAATTATATGCTCTCCCGTATAGGGCAAATTTTGAGACCATATTTTTGAATCTCGATTTGCTTGACCAGCTAAACCTGGATCATCCCGAATTGGACTGGACTCCCGAAGATTATGCCGAACTGTTGAAAGCGGCAACTACCAATGAATACTCCGGAACTGAAATTCTCTGGGGAATGGATGAGAGTTTTGCAGGCTCTATGAGCAAAAATTATGGCAAATATGCTTATGACTTTGATACCCAAACCTACATGTTAACCGATACATGGGTCAAAGGCGTCAACCTCATGAGGGAAATGCGCGAGTATCCGGGGCTTGAGGCATGGACACTTAGAAACTCAGGAGTCAACGGGGATACCAACGACTATATAAAAAAGTTTGGAGAAGGAAATACCGATGATCTCCACATGGCGTTTAAAATGGGGAAGATCTTGAGCGACCCAAGGGGAACATGGGATGTGGCATGGCTCAGAGACTTGAAGTTTGAATGGGAGTTGTGGCCGTTTCCCCAAGGAGAACAGGGACATTTGCCCATGCATATCGACCATAACTTTATGATTTCCTCATGCAAAGACCCTCAAGCCGCTTTTGAGTTTATAAGGTTCTTCTCCTACAGTCCTGAAGGAAACATAGCAAGGCTTGATCAATATGAAGATGAAAACAGGGATGATGAGATCACTAAAGATCTGTTTTATATACCGGTTACCAATCATCCTGATGTGAGCGAAAAGTTTAAAGCGCTGCCCAATGTTACGGAGGGCATAGCCTATATGTATGACAACATAAAGAATTCCTTCAGGAGCGATTTGTCAAAGATAATACCTAATTACGACCAGGTCAACAATGAGTATTTGAGCCCGAGAGGAAATGAGGTGCGCGACGGTATTGCCGATGCGGCTTCTGTAGCTGCCGAGCTTCAAGATGTGGCTTCAAAGGCTCAGCAGGCATATTGGAAGGAGTTTGAAGATATACTGAAGAAAGTTCAGGAGGAGTTTGACAGCAAGCATAAGTAG
- a CDS encoding extracellular solute-binding protein, whose product MKVSGKITAVILICALAIGSTNVIANYEQQYEPQEVQRDVSFAASRWTAPDGSGPIQEIALQKAKINGEEIRISDEGLFLKKDDFLTFDINIAKSGVYNLVLEYKPKNARVMDSMLTVKIDGMEYIASIPLLWGDAQYEYKKDAYGNELSPEQVSIEAYIRNPIIDHSRPGKPYLDLSLEEGFHTVELTSTVQDLVIKDISLVEKQSKKSYDEYMADIGEKGDSGEGLVIIEAEKYTAKSDPFIRGKGIKNPALYPYNTYKRLINTIDDNSWSQAGQKIIWEFEVENDGFYNIAFRYSQYSEVSKTSFRTIEIDGRTPYTDLENVSFANTGLYEYKNYTLTSEDGKPLTVYLEKGRHTLAMRAEIGPLEECYFDLIETMDKISSVGMALKKLTAGTNDENRTWDMSVYLPEAVPELEKCAERIDAIYKKLWDIGGREPVYANNLVYAAETLRKLTKVPRTLPNKTNMLNEGDNSVNHTLGSVLSKLIKQPLSLDRIYIYNTKELPPDKVSFFRYAWESVKSFFHSFLPSAAADNYAATYEKNSKEVQVWINRPVQYVEVLQQIVDSDYNSKYGTNIRLSIMPNEQKLILANASGTNPDVVLGVNYWNIFDFAIRGAAKNLLEFDDFLEFYNGQYNLEALVPLCYNDNVYGAVETQDFYVLFYRKDILENLGLAVPDTWDDVKTMMPQLLQYSMNFNIPLANSLGFKPFSTTSPFIYQNKGDYYSDDGFSTAIDTENSIEGFTEMTEMFKIYAARQHVPNFYNSFRYGEVPIGIGNFSTYIQLQVAAPELTGLWDIAPVPGERQDDGSILRYQTADSTACMIFEDTKKADEAYRFLKWWLSKETQLKYAYTLQSTFGPEFRWNTANLEAFRELPYPEEHMKVILEQWENQKECPRHPAGYMVEREVSNVWNNVVANHKELIESIDKAALNSNREIIRKLSEFGFCDKDGNIIKDYSVQTIEKLRKKLGNERGSND is encoded by the coding sequence ATGAAAGTTTCAGGAAAGATAACGGCCGTAATTTTAATATGCGCTTTGGCAATAGGCTCTACCAATGTCATCGCCAACTATGAACAGCAATACGAGCCCCAAGAGGTGCAAAGGGATGTAAGCTTTGCGGCTTCGAGGTGGACGGCACCGGATGGATCAGGGCCGATACAGGAAATTGCTCTGCAAAAAGCCAAGATTAACGGTGAAGAGATTAGAATTAGCGATGAAGGGCTTTTTCTTAAAAAGGATGATTTTCTGACCTTTGATATAAACATCGCTAAAAGCGGCGTATACAACCTGGTTTTGGAGTACAAGCCCAAAAATGCCAGGGTTATGGACAGCATGCTTACTGTAAAGATTGACGGTATGGAGTATATAGCATCCATTCCTCTCCTATGGGGTGACGCTCAGTATGAATACAAGAAGGATGCTTATGGAAACGAGCTTTCTCCCGAACAGGTAAGCATAGAAGCGTACATACGGAATCCTATAATAGATCATTCCAGGCCTGGCAAGCCATACCTGGACTTATCCCTTGAAGAAGGTTTCCACACCGTTGAATTAACGAGCACTGTACAGGATCTTGTTATAAAGGATATAAGCCTTGTGGAAAAGCAAAGCAAGAAGTCTTATGATGAGTACATGGCGGATATTGGGGAAAAAGGTGATTCCGGAGAAGGTCTTGTGATCATTGAAGCAGAAAAATATACAGCAAAATCAGATCCCTTTATCCGGGGCAAAGGAATAAAGAATCCGGCATTGTACCCTTATAACACATATAAAAGGCTGATAAACACAATAGACGACAATTCGTGGTCGCAAGCAGGACAGAAAATTATCTGGGAATTTGAAGTGGAAAACGACGGCTTTTACAATATCGCCTTCAGATATTCCCAATATTCGGAAGTTAGCAAAACGAGTTTCAGAACGATAGAAATAGATGGCAGGACTCCTTATACCGACTTGGAAAATGTCTCCTTTGCCAATACGGGCTTATATGAATATAAAAACTATACGTTAACCTCGGAGGATGGAAAACCGCTGACCGTCTATCTTGAAAAAGGAAGGCACACCCTTGCCATGAGGGCGGAAATTGGCCCTCTGGAGGAATGTTACTTTGATTTGATTGAAACAATGGATAAAATAAGCAGCGTGGGCATGGCGCTAAAAAAACTGACTGCCGGCACCAACGATGAGAATCGGACATGGGATATGAGCGTCTATCTTCCGGAGGCTGTGCCGGAGCTTGAGAAATGTGCGGAGAGAATTGATGCCATATATAAGAAGCTCTGGGACATAGGAGGAAGGGAACCGGTGTATGCCAACAACCTGGTATATGCTGCTGAGACGCTGAGAAAGCTCACAAAAGTGCCGAGAACCTTGCCCAATAAGACCAACATGCTGAACGAAGGGGATAATTCCGTAAATCATACGCTGGGTAGTGTTTTGTCCAAGCTTATAAAGCAGCCCTTGAGCCTTGACAGGATTTATATTTATAACACTAAAGAATTGCCTCCTGATAAGGTTTCATTTTTCCGATATGCCTGGGAGTCGGTAAAATCCTTTTTCCATTCCTTTTTACCCAGTGCGGCTGCGGACAATTATGCGGCGACTTACGAAAAGAACAGCAAGGAAGTTCAAGTTTGGATAAACAGGCCGGTCCAATATGTTGAGGTTTTACAGCAGATAGTCGATTCGGACTATAATTCCAAGTATGGCACCAACATACGGCTTTCCATAATGCCCAATGAGCAGAAGCTAATCCTTGCCAATGCGTCCGGGACAAACCCCGATGTGGTTCTTGGCGTGAATTACTGGAATATCTTTGATTTTGCAATAAGAGGTGCAGCCAAAAACCTGCTGGAATTTGATGACTTTTTAGAATTCTACAACGGGCAGTATAATCTGGAAGCTTTAGTGCCGCTGTGCTACAACGATAATGTTTATGGGGCGGTGGAAACTCAGGATTTCTATGTTTTATTCTACCGCAAGGACATCTTGGAAAATCTGGGGCTGGCTGTGCCGGATACCTGGGATGATGTAAAGACCATGATGCCCCAGCTTTTACAGTATTCCATGAATTTCAATATTCCTCTGGCAAATAGCCTTGGATTCAAGCCTTTCAGCACCACTTCCCCCTTTATATACCAAAACAAAGGGGATTACTATTCGGATGACGGGTTTAGCACTGCTATTGATACCGAGAACTCTATAGAAGGTTTTACAGAAATGACGGAGATGTTTAAAATCTATGCTGCCCGACAACATGTGCCGAATTTTTATAACAGCTTCAGGTACGGCGAGGTACCGATAGGAATTGGCAATTTCTCAACATATATACAGCTTCAGGTGGCGGCTCCGGAGCTTACGGGATTGTGGGATATAGCTCCTGTGCCTGGTGAGAGGCAGGATGATGGGAGCATCTTGAGATATCAAACGGCCGACAGCACCGCCTGCATGATATTTGAGGATACTAAAAAGGCGGATGAGGCTTACAGGTTTTTAAAATGGTGGCTGTCCAAGGAAACCCAGCTTAAGTATGCCTATACCCTTCAAAGCACCTTCGGGCCGGAATTCAGATGGAATACGGCCAATTTGGAGGCTTTCCGGGAGCTTCCGTATCCGGAAGAGCACATGAAGGTTATCCTTGAGCAGTGGGAAAACCAGAAGGAATGCCCAAGACATCCGGCAGGATATATGGTGGAAAGGGAAGTCAGCAATGTATGGAATAATGTTGTAGCAAACCATAAAGAACTGATAGAGTCCATCGATAAAGCAGCTTTGAACTCCAACAGGGAAATCATCAGAAAGCTATCGGAGTTCGGATTCTGTGATAAGGACGGTAACATTATCAAAGACTACTCTGTCCAAACAATAGAAAAGCTGCGAAAAAAATTGGGAAATGAGAGGGGATCAAATGATTAA
- a CDS encoding carbohydrate ABC transporter permease, with protein MIKRYLDKYSTAVLLFPYITLFIIFIVIPVVAAVGLSFTYFNTIEWPKFIGLDNYINLFTKDEVFMQKVVPNTIVYSIFVGIGGYLLSFFLAWSLSQISKLPRTILAIIIYSPSMTGGVLLTTVWSVIFNGDKSGYLNYILLKFNVIKEPVLWLQSDKYLLVIMIIVTLWSSMGVGFLAILAGILNINEELYEAAYIDGVKNRFQEIIYVTIPSAKPQMLFGAVMALVNTFQSSGIGVALSGANPTPNYAGQLIVTHIEDYGFIRYEMGYAAAISVVLLIIIRFSSVGAQKLFGNSDY; from the coding sequence ATGATTAAAAGATATCTGGACAAATATTCCACGGCAGTGCTGCTATTTCCTTATATAACCCTTTTCATCATTTTTATTGTCATCCCTGTTGTGGCTGCCGTGGGGCTGTCCTTCACATATTTCAATACGATTGAATGGCCTAAGTTCATAGGCTTGGACAATTACATCAATCTGTTTACAAAAGATGAAGTCTTCATGCAAAAGGTGGTGCCCAACACAATAGTATATTCCATATTTGTGGGCATAGGTGGCTATCTGCTGTCGTTTTTTCTGGCATGGTCTTTGTCACAGATCTCCAAGCTTCCCCGGACCATTCTGGCCATTATAATATATTCGCCATCCATGACGGGCGGAGTGCTGCTGACAACTGTTTGGAGCGTTATCTTTAATGGTGATAAAAGTGGCTATCTGAACTATATACTGCTTAAGTTCAATGTGATAAAAGAGCCTGTGCTTTGGCTCCAGTCCGATAAGTACCTTTTGGTCATCATGATTATAGTCACGTTGTGGAGCAGCATGGGAGTAGGGTTTCTTGCAATACTTGCCGGTATTTTGAACATAAATGAAGAATTATATGAAGCTGCTTACATAGATGGCGTTAAAAACCGTTTCCAGGAAATAATCTACGTCACCATACCTTCTGCCAAACCACAAATGCTTTTCGGAGCGGTTATGGCACTGGTCAACACATTTCAGAGCAGTGGCATCGGGGTTGCTCTTTCCGGCGCGAATCCTACTCCCAATTATGCCGGACAATTAATAGTTACCCATATAGAGGACTACGGATTTATCCGTTATGAGATGGGATATGCGGCTGCCATATCCGTCGTTTTACTGATTATAATAAGGTTTTCTTCCGTAGGGGCACAAAAGCTTTTCGGAAATTCTGATTATTAA
- a CDS encoding carbohydrate ABC transporter permease: MNGVRRKKRTSVLRGSGINPKGFHRSQLKFYAYLMPIAAFMMLPIVFITISAFKPIEELFAYPPRFYVKRPTLNNFIMLLGLSSNTNIPASRYLFNSIASTAVVVLLNLIITSSAGYVFSKKKFKHKELLFNINTLALMFVPVAVGIPRYFIIVYTGLLNSFMAHIIPVLAMPVGLFLVKQFIDQIPDSIIESAAIEGASSYRILGSIVIPMIKPALSTVAILSFQASWNSVEASTMYINNETLKNFAFYMSTLSNSTGNIVAGQGVSAAASLIMFLPNLIIFIVLQSRVMNTMAHSGLK; this comes from the coding sequence ATGAATGGTGTTAGAAGAAAAAAACGGACATCTGTCCTCCGGGGGAGCGGAATCAACCCTAAAGGCTTTCACAGAAGCCAATTGAAGTTTTATGCTTACCTTATGCCCATAGCTGCATTTATGATGCTGCCTATAGTCTTTATTACAATTAGTGCCTTTAAACCGATAGAGGAGCTTTTTGCATATCCTCCTAGATTTTATGTAAAGCGGCCTACACTTAACAACTTCATCATGCTTTTGGGGCTTTCGTCCAATACCAATATTCCGGCTTCCCGATACCTTTTCAACAGCATTGCGTCCACGGCGGTGGTGGTACTCCTCAATTTGATTATTACATCCTCGGCGGGATATGTTTTTTCAAAAAAGAAATTTAAGCACAAAGAGCTGCTTTTCAACATCAACACCTTAGCGCTCATGTTTGTTCCTGTGGCAGTAGGCATACCGAGGTACTTTATAATAGTGTATACAGGCCTTTTGAATAGCTTCATGGCTCATATCATACCGGTTCTGGCCATGCCGGTGGGGTTGTTTCTGGTAAAGCAGTTTATCGACCAGATTCCCGACTCCATCATTGAGTCAGCGGCCATAGAAGGAGCCAGCAGTTACCGCATATTGGGAAGCATAGTGATACCAATGATTAAACCGGCGCTTTCCACTGTTGCTATACTGTCTTTCCAGGCATCATGGAATTCAGTTGAGGCTTCAACCATGTATATCAATAATGAAACTTTAAAAAACTTCGCCTTTTATATGTCAACCCTTTCAAATTCCACGGGAAATATCGTGGCAGGCCAGGGTGTAAGCGCTGCTGCTTCTCTTATTATGTTTCTTCCTAATCTGATAATATTCATAGTGCTCCAGTCCAGAGTGATGAATACCATGGCTCATTCGGGGCTTAAATAG